In Arthrobacter sp. StoSoilB5, one genomic interval encodes:
- a CDS encoding NUDIX domain-containing protein yields MTAAHVTLCFLLRDGGDGEHVLLGTKKTGFGRGKVVGVGGHVEPGETAIQAVCREVMEEISVLVNAADLIPAGIIDFVFPARPEWNMATTVYLTRAWEGEPSESDEIAPEWFPVSKLPVERMWADAEHWLPAMISGQRIAVRVDLAADNESVAEVHTIDWVATD; encoded by the coding sequence ATGACAGCAGCCCATGTGACATTGTGCTTCCTCCTCCGCGACGGCGGGGACGGGGAGCACGTCCTCCTCGGCACCAAGAAGACCGGTTTTGGACGTGGGAAAGTGGTGGGCGTAGGCGGCCACGTGGAGCCTGGGGAGACCGCAATCCAGGCCGTCTGCCGCGAGGTCATGGAAGAAATCAGCGTGCTGGTCAACGCCGCGGACCTCATCCCGGCCGGCATCATTGATTTCGTGTTTCCTGCCAGACCTGAGTGGAACATGGCCACCACTGTGTATCTGACCCGTGCTTGGGAAGGGGAACCGTCTGAAAGCGACGAGATTGCGCCGGAATGGTTCCCCGTGTCCAAGTTGCCGGTGGAACGGATGTGGGCAGACGCCGAGCATTGGCTCCCCGCGATGATTTCCGGCCAGCGGATTGCAGTTCGAGTGGACTTGGCTGCCGATAACGAGAGCGTGGCCGAGGTCCACACCATCGATTGGGTTGCAACGGACTAG
- a CDS encoding bifunctional 2-methylcitrate synthase/citrate synthase, producing MAAEDIKKGLAGVVVDYTAVSKVNPDTNSLLYRGYPVQELAAKCSFEEVAYLLWNGELPDDAQLAEFVARERAGRALDPVVKSVIDTLPTTSHPMDVCRTAASVMGARHELAEDSSPEANMKKAIDLWAAMPAVVAYDQRRRRGQDVVEPREDLDYSANFLWMTFGEEAVVEVVEAFNVSMILYAEHSFNASTFTARVVTSTLSDLHSAVTAAIGALKGPLHGGANEAVMHTFDEIGIRSEESMEEAAVRARAWMEDALAKKKKVMGFGHRVYKHGDSRVPTMKAALDKMIAHYGRPELLGLYNGLEQAMDEAKAIKPNLDYPAGPTYHLMGFDTQTFTPLFVASRITGWTAHIMEQFASNSLIRPLSEYNGPEERHVP from the coding sequence ATGGCTGCTGAAGACATCAAAAAGGGCCTTGCCGGCGTCGTGGTGGACTACACCGCGGTCTCAAAGGTCAACCCGGACACCAACTCCCTGCTGTACCGGGGATACCCGGTCCAGGAACTGGCCGCCAAGTGCAGCTTTGAAGAGGTCGCCTACCTGCTATGGAACGGCGAACTGCCCGACGATGCCCAACTGGCTGAATTTGTTGCCCGCGAGCGGGCGGGGCGTGCCCTTGACCCAGTGGTCAAGTCAGTCATCGACACGTTGCCCACCACCTCCCACCCCATGGATGTTTGCCGTACCGCAGCTTCGGTAATGGGAGCCCGGCATGAGCTGGCTGAGGATTCCTCACCAGAAGCCAACATGAAGAAGGCAATCGACCTCTGGGCTGCGATGCCCGCGGTAGTCGCCTACGACCAGCGCCGCCGGCGCGGCCAGGACGTGGTCGAACCGCGGGAAGACCTCGACTACTCCGCGAACTTCCTCTGGATGACCTTTGGCGAGGAAGCAGTAGTGGAGGTTGTGGAGGCGTTCAACGTCTCGATGATCCTCTACGCGGAGCACTCCTTCAACGCCTCCACCTTCACGGCCCGCGTGGTCACCTCCACGCTCTCTGACCTGCACTCGGCTGTGACCGCTGCCATCGGCGCCCTCAAAGGCCCACTGCACGGCGGCGCCAACGAAGCCGTCATGCACACCTTCGACGAGATCGGCATCCGCAGCGAAGAATCCATGGAGGAAGCCGCGGTCCGGGCCCGTGCCTGGATGGAAGACGCCCTGGCGAAAAAGAAAAAAGTCATGGGCTTCGGACACCGCGTCTACAAGCACGGCGACTCCCGCGTGCCCACCATGAAAGCCGCACTGGACAAGATGATCGCCCACTACGGACGGCCCGAACTCCTGGGCCTCTACAACGGCCTCGAACAGGCCATGGACGAGGCCAAGGCCATCAAGCCCAACCTCGACTACCCCGCGGGGCCCACTTACCACCTCATGGGCTTCGACACCCAGACCTTCACCCCCTTGTTCGTCGCCAGCAGGATCACCGGCTGGACAGCCCACATCATGGAGCAATTTGCTTCCAACTCGCTGATCCGTCCGCTGAGCGAATACAACGGGCCCGAAGAGCGGCACGTGCCGTAG
- the prpB gene encoding methylisocitrate lyase, whose protein sequence is MLYSTTTPEQKRLKLRELLNSGTVQQFPGAFNPLSARLIEEKGFAGVYISGAVLANDLGLPDIGLTTLTEVATRAGQIARMTDLPSLVDADTGFGEPMNVARTIQELENAGLAGCHIEDQFNPKRCGHLDGKNVVDLDTATKRIRAAADARRDPNFLIMARTDIRAVEGIHAAQNRAKALVDAGADAIFPEAMATLDEFQAIRDAVDVPILANMTEFGKSKLFTVDQLQGVGVNIVIYPVTLLRIAMGAAERTLESIKAAGTQEAQVENMLTRARLYELVDYEAYNQFDTGVFNFQVPGIR, encoded by the coding sequence ATGCTGTACTCCACAACCACCCCCGAACAGAAACGCCTCAAACTCCGCGAACTGCTGAACTCCGGGACCGTGCAGCAATTCCCCGGCGCGTTCAACCCGCTCTCCGCCCGGCTCATCGAGGAAAAAGGCTTCGCCGGGGTCTACATCTCCGGCGCCGTCCTCGCCAACGACCTCGGCCTGCCCGACATCGGCCTGACCACCCTCACCGAAGTAGCCACCCGCGCCGGGCAGATCGCCCGCATGACCGACCTGCCCTCACTCGTTGACGCAGACACCGGCTTCGGTGAACCCATGAACGTAGCCCGCACCATCCAGGAACTCGAAAACGCGGGCCTGGCCGGCTGCCACATCGAGGACCAGTTCAACCCCAAACGCTGCGGGCACCTCGACGGCAAGAACGTGGTTGACCTCGACACCGCCACCAAACGCATCCGCGCTGCAGCAGACGCCCGCCGGGACCCGAACTTCCTCATCATGGCCCGCACCGACATCCGCGCCGTCGAAGGAATCCACGCCGCCCAGAACCGCGCCAAAGCCCTCGTCGACGCAGGCGCCGACGCGATCTTCCCCGAAGCCATGGCCACCCTGGACGAATTCCAAGCCATCCGCGACGCCGTGGACGTGCCCATCCTGGCCAACATGACCGAATTCGGTAAAAGCAAGCTCTTCACCGTGGACCAACTCCAAGGCGTCGGCGTGAACATAGTCATCTACCCCGTCACCCTGCTCCGCATTGCCATGGGCGCTGCAGAGCGTACGCTGGAATCGATCAAGGCTGCGGGGACCCAAGAGGCACAAGTGGAAAACATGCTCACGCGTGCGCGCCTCTATGAACTCGTGGATTACGAGGCATACAACCAGTTCGATACCGGCGTTTTTAACTTCCAGGTCCCTGGCATCCGCTAG
- a CDS encoding MmgE/PrpD family protein, with protein MVKNNHVRVYKSEENLPREEQLAHKIAVVAADPVEVTAEVTDMVINRIIDNASVAIASLNRAPIIAARAQALTHAPSANGKGAHVFGITDRVSPEWGAWANGVAVRELDYHDTFLAADYSHPGDNIPPILAVAQHVGSTGKDLVRAIATGYEIQVNLVKAICLHKHKIDHVAHLGPSAAAGIGTLLGLDVETIFQSIGQALHTTTATRQSRKGEISTWKAHAPAFAGKMAIEAVDRSMRGQTSPVPIYEGEDGVIAWMLDGPDASYEVPLPLPGEAKRAILDTYTKEHSAEYQAQAWIDLARKLHNEHPETTDPANVASVLIKTSHHTHYVIGSGANDPQKYSPTASRETLDHSIPYIFTVALQDGSWHHVDSYAPERAARPDTVELWHKVTTVEDPEWTRRYHSLDIAEKAFGGTVVITLTDGTVVTDEIAVADAHPLGARPFAREQYINKFRTLAAGLVEEAEIERFLTAVERLTELAAGELDQLNITAAPGVINLEAAPKGLF; from the coding sequence ATGGTCAAGAACAACCACGTCCGTGTTTACAAGTCCGAAGAGAACCTCCCGCGTGAGGAGCAGCTGGCGCACAAGATCGCCGTGGTCGCCGCTGACCCCGTCGAGGTCACCGCCGAGGTGACGGACATGGTGATCAACCGCATCATCGACAACGCCTCGGTAGCGATCGCGTCGTTGAACCGTGCACCGATCATCGCAGCCCGCGCCCAGGCCCTGACCCATGCCCCGTCCGCGAACGGCAAGGGCGCCCACGTTTTCGGCATCACCGACCGGGTCTCCCCTGAGTGGGGAGCCTGGGCCAACGGTGTTGCCGTGCGCGAACTGGACTACCACGACACGTTCCTGGCCGCGGACTACTCCCACCCCGGGGACAACATCCCGCCGATCCTCGCCGTCGCGCAGCACGTCGGTTCCACCGGCAAGGATCTGGTCCGTGCCATCGCCACCGGGTATGAAATCCAGGTGAACCTGGTCAAGGCCATCTGCCTGCACAAGCACAAGATCGACCACGTCGCGCACCTGGGCCCGTCCGCCGCCGCCGGCATCGGCACGCTCCTTGGCCTGGACGTTGAGACGATCTTCCAGTCCATAGGCCAGGCCCTGCACACCACCACCGCCACCCGCCAGTCCCGCAAGGGCGAAATCTCCACCTGGAAAGCCCACGCCCCGGCCTTCGCCGGGAAGATGGCCATCGAAGCCGTGGACCGTTCCATGCGCGGGCAGACCTCCCCCGTGCCGATCTACGAAGGCGAAGACGGCGTGATCGCCTGGATGCTCGATGGACCCGACGCCTCCTACGAAGTGCCCCTGCCGCTGCCCGGAGAAGCCAAGCGCGCCATCCTGGACACCTACACCAAGGAACACTCCGCCGAATACCAGGCCCAGGCCTGGATCGACCTCGCCCGCAAACTCCACAACGAACACCCCGAAACCACCGACCCGGCCAACGTGGCCTCGGTCCTGATCAAGACCAGCCACCACACCCACTACGTCATCGGCTCCGGCGCGAACGATCCCCAGAAATACTCCCCCACCGCGTCCCGGGAAACCCTGGACCACTCCATCCCCTACATCTTCACCGTCGCCCTGCAGGACGGGTCCTGGCACCACGTAGACTCCTACGCCCCCGAACGCGCCGCCCGCCCGGACACCGTGGAACTCTGGCACAAGGTCACCACCGTCGAAGACCCGGAATGGACCCGCCGCTACCACTCCCTGGACATCGCCGAAAAAGCCTTCGGCGGCACCGTTGTCATTACCCTCACGGACGGAACGGTGGTGACTGATGAGATCGCTGTGGCCGACGCGCACCCGCTCGGTGCCCGGCCGTTCGCCCGGGAACAGTACATCAACAAGTTCCGCACCCTTGCTGCCGGGTTGGTGGAGGAAGCCGAAATCGAACGGTTCCTCACCGCCGTCGAACGCCTCACCGAACTCGCCGCAGGCGAACTGGACCAGCTGAACATCACCGCAGCACCCGGCGTGATCAACCTCGAAGCAGCTCCGAAGGGACTGTTCTAA
- a CDS encoding GntR family transcriptional regulator codes for MRASDRAYAALREDIIEWRLRPGTVLAEVEQSERLGVSRTPVREALGRLSAEGLTTAAGGRGVVVTDISLESIDELFELRETLEVRAAALAAERGEPAVFAQLHAQLLQAPELLSEKDPARHEYYALVGRLDEAIDAAVSNSYLAQAMRSLRVHLVRVRRLAADDTARLHAAAAEHAAIAEAIAAGNPRLAEAATTLHLHRSLTHVKAARWAH; via the coding sequence ATGCGCGCCAGTGATCGGGCCTATGCGGCTCTCCGTGAAGACATCATTGAGTGGCGCCTGAGGCCAGGTACCGTCCTTGCCGAGGTGGAACAGTCCGAGCGGCTGGGGGTGTCCCGGACGCCGGTGCGGGAGGCGTTGGGCCGGTTGAGTGCTGAGGGATTGACGACGGCGGCCGGCGGCCGTGGCGTCGTCGTGACCGATATTTCGCTGGAGAGCATTGATGAATTGTTCGAGTTGCGCGAAACGCTGGAGGTGAGGGCTGCGGCCCTGGCCGCTGAGCGGGGAGAGCCGGCCGTTTTCGCCCAGCTGCATGCGCAGCTTCTGCAGGCGCCGGAGCTGCTCAGCGAGAAGGATCCTGCCCGTCACGAGTATTACGCGTTGGTGGGACGGCTGGATGAGGCCATCGATGCTGCGGTCTCCAACTCCTACCTTGCCCAGGCCATGCGGAGCCTGCGCGTCCATTTGGTCCGGGTCCGCCGGCTGGCAGCGGACGACACTGCCAGGCTCCACGCTGCTGCCGCGGAGCATGCGGCCATTGCCGAGGCCATCGCCGCCGGGAATCCCCGGCTGGCAGAGGCCGCCACCACACTTCATTTGCACCGCAGTCTCACCCACGTCAAAGCCGCCCGCTGGGCGCACTGA
- a CDS encoding methyltransferase domain-containing protein has translation MESTQSGQYETATMPETTFEEAGQDAVQEAAGRLIDILNSSSIGLLIAVGHQTGIFETLASLPPATSQLVADAAGANERYVREWLGGMTTAGLVDFEPGDSTYHLRPEFVPVLCGTGMENLARTLQYLPLMGEVAPKIVRAFREGGGTSYSDYPQFHHIMASESAAVNDASLLEAIVPLTGCEGDLKSGIAVADIGCGEGHAVNLLAATFPRSSFTGYDFADEALAAARAESAELRLPNVRFVPRDVTRLEEEARYHLVTAFDAIHDQAHPAQVLKNIHKALKPGGTFLMVDINASSNLEMNAGLPWASFLYTISTFHCMAVSLGQGGDGLGTVWGKELATAMIRDAGFSAVEVKELEEDPFNVYYVAKR, from the coding sequence ATGGAAAGCACCCAGTCCGGGCAGTATGAAACCGCCACGATGCCCGAAACGACTTTCGAAGAAGCGGGACAGGACGCTGTCCAGGAAGCAGCCGGCAGGTTGATAGACATCCTGAACAGCTCATCCATCGGACTGCTTATTGCCGTCGGGCACCAGACCGGCATCTTTGAGACGCTTGCCTCCCTGCCCCCGGCGACAAGTCAGCTCGTCGCGGATGCAGCCGGAGCGAACGAGCGCTATGTTCGCGAATGGTTGGGAGGGATGACGACCGCAGGACTCGTGGACTTCGAACCCGGCGATTCCACCTACCACCTCCGTCCTGAATTTGTTCCTGTTCTGTGCGGGACCGGAATGGAAAACCTGGCGCGCACGCTGCAGTATCTCCCACTGATGGGTGAGGTGGCCCCCAAGATTGTCAGGGCTTTCCGGGAGGGAGGTGGAACAAGCTACAGCGACTATCCGCAATTCCACCACATTATGGCTTCCGAAAGTGCGGCAGTGAATGACGCCTCGCTCCTGGAGGCGATCGTCCCTTTGACCGGTTGCGAAGGCGACTTGAAGTCAGGGATCGCCGTGGCTGACATCGGCTGCGGGGAGGGCCACGCGGTGAACCTGCTTGCCGCCACCTTCCCCCGCAGCAGCTTCACGGGCTATGACTTTGCTGACGAGGCGCTGGCGGCGGCCAGAGCCGAATCCGCAGAATTGAGACTTCCAAACGTCCGGTTCGTGCCCAGGGATGTCACCCGGCTTGAAGAAGAAGCTCGATACCACCTCGTGACGGCCTTCGACGCCATCCACGACCAAGCGCACCCGGCCCAGGTCCTGAAAAACATCCATAAGGCGCTCAAGCCCGGTGGAACATTCCTCATGGTGGACATCAACGCCTCCAGCAACCTCGAAATGAACGCTGGCCTGCCGTGGGCTTCCTTCCTCTACACCATCTCCACGTTTCATTGCATGGCCGTATCCCTGGGGCAGGGCGGTGACGGGCTGGGAACCGTTTGGGGCAAGGAATTGGCGACAGCCATGATCCGTGACGCTGGCTTCAGCGCCGTAGAGGTCAAAGAACTCGAGGAAGATCCGTTCAACGTGTACTACGTCGCCAAGCGCTAG
- a CDS encoding helix-turn-helix transcriptional regulator, whose product MSQELQQLSKARDAFARGEWDVARRSLELASEDAPLSLPDLEILSRSAWWLGDVQRSMSLSEEIFHRLDNDHQAQAAARTALTLSMQWGIRGNLAVSSAWLNRARRLLENMPEVPEHGYLLYLEANDAMNLEGDPRPALAASVSLKEMTRRHDSPELASFGYMLSGLAAVRTGQSARGFQDLDEAMLPVIAGQVSAEWGGDIYCSIIHLCYEMADFARMRAWTDALATWCAGLSQSFMYSGISRVHELQLLGTEGHWGQVEAEMPHEAERLRNAHGWIAADGYCELGEIRRRRGDVAGAESAFALARGLGVDAQPGSALLLADAGKTDAAVEALRAALADRGTLGRAGLLLPLVELLAPRDPGAAATHCLELEQTAAFYGTPGFLAWAHHARGALMMEERRWAEAMNELESAAQTYRSQHMRYELARIHERLATVRASRGETGRAEAERATAAAIRNQLGAKHISWTAPPREPGGLTSREVEVLGCVLAGSSNRQIAKSLTISEKTAGRHLANIFTKIGVTSRTAAAAWAHQHGIPERPGS is encoded by the coding sequence ATGTCCCAAGAGCTACAGCAACTTTCCAAGGCCCGCGATGCGTTTGCCCGTGGGGAATGGGACGTGGCGCGTCGAAGCCTGGAACTGGCATCCGAGGACGCCCCGCTCAGCTTGCCGGACCTTGAGATCCTTTCCCGTTCAGCGTGGTGGCTGGGAGATGTTCAACGGTCCATGTCCCTCTCGGAAGAGATCTTCCATCGCTTGGACAACGACCATCAGGCGCAGGCCGCGGCCCGGACAGCACTGACGCTCTCCATGCAGTGGGGCATCCGTGGCAATCTCGCGGTTTCTTCGGCCTGGCTCAACCGGGCGCGGCGGCTGCTGGAGAACATGCCCGAAGTGCCCGAACACGGGTATCTGCTCTACCTTGAGGCCAACGACGCAATGAACCTCGAAGGTGATCCGCGCCCAGCACTGGCGGCCTCGGTGTCCCTCAAGGAGATGACCCGGCGGCACGATTCACCCGAGCTCGCCAGCTTTGGGTACATGCTCTCCGGCTTGGCAGCGGTCCGGACAGGACAGTCCGCACGCGGTTTCCAGGACTTGGACGAGGCCATGCTGCCGGTGATCGCGGGCCAGGTATCCGCTGAGTGGGGCGGAGACATCTACTGCTCCATCATCCACCTCTGCTACGAGATGGCTGACTTCGCGCGAATGAGGGCTTGGACCGATGCGCTGGCCACGTGGTGCGCCGGCCTCTCCCAATCCTTCATGTACAGCGGCATATCGCGCGTTCACGAGCTTCAATTGCTCGGCACGGAGGGCCACTGGGGGCAGGTCGAAGCCGAAATGCCCCACGAAGCCGAACGCCTCAGAAATGCCCACGGCTGGATCGCCGCGGACGGATACTGTGAGCTCGGAGAGATCCGTCGACGCCGGGGCGATGTGGCCGGGGCCGAGTCCGCGTTTGCATTGGCCCGCGGACTCGGCGTGGATGCGCAACCAGGAAGTGCCTTGCTGCTCGCGGATGCAGGAAAGACAGACGCCGCAGTGGAAGCCCTTCGGGCTGCCTTGGCGGATCGTGGAACCCTGGGGAGGGCGGGCCTTCTGTTGCCCTTGGTGGAGTTGCTGGCTCCCCGGGACCCCGGCGCGGCGGCCACGCATTGCCTGGAACTCGAACAGACTGCCGCTTTCTACGGAACCCCTGGCTTCCTGGCGTGGGCCCATCATGCGCGGGGTGCTTTGATGATGGAGGAGCGTCGCTGGGCTGAGGCGATGAATGAGCTTGAATCCGCAGCACAGACCTACCGCTCCCAACACATGCGATACGAGCTGGCACGGATCCACGAACGCCTGGCAACTGTCCGGGCTTCCCGGGGTGAAACTGGGCGCGCGGAGGCTGAACGCGCTACTGCGGCGGCCATCCGGAACCAGCTCGGCGCCAAGCATATTTCCTGGACGGCGCCTCCCCGGGAGCCGGGTGGCTTAACCTCCCGGGAAGTGGAGGTGCTGGGCTGCGTCCTTGCTGGTTCCAGTAACCGGCAAATTGCCAAGTCGCTGACCATTTCGGAGAAAACAGCCGGACGTCATTTGGCGAACATCTTTACCAAGATCGGGGTCACCTCCCGGACGGCCGCCGCCGCCTGGGCCCACCAGCACGGCATCCCGGAGCGACCCGGATCGTAG
- a CDS encoding response regulator, with product MTDIRVLVVEDEPIASDAHSIYVGRLQGFTLVGTAPDGQSALRILGEFAASGSPVDLVLLDMNLPDLHGLDVARRMRSAGIFADIIAITAVRELNIVRSAVSIGVVQYLIKPFTYATFADKLNSYRTFRDQLAGSVSGKSKAGASQSDVDQAFASLRAPTELPLPKGLSGSTLESVKDLVRARQQAVSASEVMDALGMSRVTARRYLEYLADAGTVTRAPRYGTPGRPENEYGWNRG from the coding sequence ATGACAGACATCCGCGTCCTGGTGGTCGAGGACGAGCCCATCGCTTCGGACGCCCACTCCATTTATGTGGGCAGGCTCCAGGGGTTCACTCTGGTGGGAACGGCTCCGGATGGTCAGTCTGCCCTGCGCATCCTTGGCGAATTCGCGGCGTCGGGCTCCCCAGTGGACCTGGTGCTGCTGGATATGAACCTGCCGGACCTCCACGGCCTGGATGTTGCCCGGCGCATGCGTTCGGCGGGAATCTTCGCCGACATCATCGCCATCACGGCCGTCCGGGAACTGAACATCGTGCGCAGCGCCGTTTCAATCGGCGTCGTGCAGTATTTGATCAAGCCTTTCACCTACGCGACCTTTGCCGACAAGCTGAACAGCTACCGCACTTTCCGTGATCAATTGGCGGGCTCGGTGTCCGGCAAGTCCAAGGCCGGAGCTTCGCAGAGCGACGTGGACCAGGCCTTCGCCAGTCTCCGGGCCCCAACGGAACTTCCGCTGCCCAAGGGCTTATCCGGTTCAACGCTGGAATCGGTCAAGGATTTGGTCCGCGCCCGGCAGCAAGCTGTATCCGCCAGTGAAGTCATGGATGCTTTGGGGATGTCGCGGGTCACGGCCCGCCGGTATCTGGAGTACCTGGCCGACGCCGGGACGGTTACGAGGGCGCCGCGCTACGGAACACCGGGACGTCCGGAGAACGAGTACGGCTGGAACCGGGGATAG
- a CDS encoding sensor histidine kinase, translating into MFHRWSIARRLFVANLLFVLVLTAVFGAFSVLEARDRAYEDAGSRMLAIATSIANNPLVLQAAATADPSATLQPYALEVMKDADADFITIMAPDRTRWTHPRPEELGKPYIGTIEPALRGETFTEVTAGTLGPSVRSIVPVKDSDGTVKALVAAGITVRTVDTDVAERLGVIGGIALVVLFFGSIASWLLGRYLRSVTRGWGPEQLAQLFAYYESVLHSVREGVILIDTHGKAVMYNDQAAELLGLEPSDADRSPDEAPKLSDLPFDGSLRALFESGRPAHDEIHLTGSRILVVNQAPAVGPVPARSRQKPSVYGTVATIRDRTEIESLGTELETMKTLSDALRAQTHEHANRLHMIVSLLELGRTPQALEFATKDLELSQQLTDDMLASVDEPVMSALVMGKAAEAHERGVELVVRTSGSSGVRGLEIQDLVTILGNLLDNAIDAAASGDMPRRVELDVEAGTAAVEFTVRDSGAGIDPDSIDDVLQYGYSTKSSQDDPRGAHGRGVGLALVRQAVERLNGTMAISNPGGAQFHVVLPATVPQEEKA; encoded by the coding sequence TTGTTTCATCGCTGGAGCATCGCCCGCCGCTTGTTTGTGGCAAACCTGCTGTTCGTGCTGGTGCTGACGGCTGTCTTCGGCGCGTTCTCCGTACTGGAGGCACGGGACCGGGCATACGAGGACGCGGGCAGCCGGATGCTTGCCATCGCCACGTCCATTGCGAACAACCCACTGGTGTTGCAGGCGGCGGCGACTGCCGACCCATCGGCAACCCTGCAGCCCTATGCGTTGGAGGTCATGAAGGATGCGGACGCGGATTTCATCACCATCATGGCTCCTGACCGGACGCGCTGGACCCACCCCCGCCCCGAAGAGCTGGGCAAGCCCTACATCGGCACGATCGAGCCCGCCCTGCGGGGTGAGACTTTCACCGAAGTCACCGCCGGTACGTTGGGCCCCTCGGTCCGGAGCATCGTGCCCGTCAAGGATTCCGACGGCACCGTCAAAGCCCTGGTGGCGGCAGGGATCACAGTAAGGACGGTGGATACCGATGTCGCCGAAAGGCTGGGAGTGATCGGCGGCATCGCCCTGGTGGTGTTGTTCTTCGGTTCCATCGCCTCATGGCTGCTCGGACGCTACCTGCGATCCGTAACCCGCGGCTGGGGTCCGGAACAGCTCGCCCAGCTGTTCGCCTACTATGAATCTGTCCTGCACTCCGTCCGCGAAGGCGTGATCCTCATCGACACCCACGGAAAAGCAGTGATGTACAACGATCAAGCCGCTGAGTTGCTGGGGCTGGAACCTTCCGACGCCGACCGTTCGCCCGATGAGGCTCCCAAACTGTCCGACCTCCCCTTCGACGGGAGCCTGCGAGCGCTTTTCGAATCCGGCAGGCCAGCCCACGACGAAATCCATTTGACCGGTTCACGGATCCTGGTGGTCAACCAGGCCCCTGCCGTTGGTCCGGTTCCTGCCCGCAGCCGGCAGAAACCATCGGTCTACGGCACAGTGGCCACCATTCGCGATCGCACTGAGATTGAGTCCCTGGGGACAGAGCTGGAGACCATGAAGACACTTTCAGACGCTTTGCGGGCCCAGACCCATGAACATGCCAATCGACTGCATATGATCGTTTCCCTGCTTGAGTTGGGCCGCACGCCCCAGGCACTGGAGTTCGCCACCAAGGACCTGGAGCTCAGCCAGCAGCTCACGGACGACATGCTGGCTTCCGTGGACGAACCGGTGATGAGTGCCCTGGTGATGGGCAAGGCCGCCGAAGCACATGAGCGCGGGGTTGAACTGGTGGTTCGAACGTCCGGAAGCTCGGGGGTCCGTGGTTTGGAAATCCAGGACCTCGTGACGATTCTGGGAAACCTCCTGGACAACGCCATTGATGCTGCGGCGTCCGGTGACATGCCGCGAAGAGTGGAACTGGACGTTGAAGCCGGCACTGCAGCGGTTGAATTCACCGTTCGGGACTCCGGCGCCGGTATTGATCCTGATTCAATCGATGACGTGTTGCAGTACGGGTACAGCACCAAGTCATCCCAGGATGATCCCCGCGGAGCCCATGGCCGGGGAGTTGGCCTTGCCTTGGTCCGGCAGGCTGTCGAACGGTTGAACGGTACTATGGCGATCAGCAACCCAGGCGGCGCCCAGTTCCATGTTGTGCTGCCCGCGACCGTCCCCCAGGAAGAGAAGGCATGA